Proteins encoded by one window of Haliotis asinina isolate JCU_RB_2024 chromosome 6, JCU_Hal_asi_v2, whole genome shotgun sequence:
- the LOC137286666 gene encoding uncharacterized protein — protein MWKLYTVVILTACAATTMSQSLCNVGDINDCTTSLAVSIANGTANVDVMCRAAGNFVMCLNRLTSCIDNPAFTQARQMMESMNLHELCAEVVQYPMVNSVGAPVITTAYLLVALLTLCIFG, from the exons ATGTGGAAACTTTATACAGTTGTCATACTTACAG CATGTGCAGCTACAACAATGTCCCAGAGTCTGTGCAACGTTGGCGACATAAACGACTGCACCACCAGCCTCGCTGTCTCAATTGCCAACGGAACTGCAAACGTTGACGTCATGTGCAG GGCTGCCGGCAACTTTGTAATGTGTCTCAACAGGCTGACATCGTGTATTGACAACCCTGCCTTCACACAAGCCAGACAGATGATGGAATCAATGAACCTGCACGAGTTGT GTGCAGAAGTAGTCCAGTACCCCATGGTCAATTCTGTTGGTGCTCCAGTCATCACGACGGCTTACCTACTGGTCGCTCTGTTGACGCTCTGTATCTTTGGGTAG